The Halomicronema hongdechloris C2206 genome includes a window with the following:
- a CDS encoding cupin domain-containing protein, with protein sequence MTDKQHSLLKASDINSMDAFEFHHPLNPNSEIYLRFLGRAVGLKRIGVTIARVPPGKESFIYHAHQNEEEWVYILSGRGIAEIGDKEYEIEPGDFMGFGLPQQPHHLRNPFSEDLVYLMGGEAGRLDVGVFPRLGKRVIRDSESAYIFDESALQLFWSSKQSAED encoded by the coding sequence ATGACTGATAAACAACATTCTCTGCTGAAAGCATCAGACATCAATTCAATGGATGCGTTTGAGTTTCATCATCCGCTCAATCCCAATTCGGAAATTTATTTACGGTTTCTTGGGCGTGCCGTCGGTCTCAAACGCATTGGTGTGACGATCGCTCGCGTACCTCCGGGTAAAGAATCTTTCATTTACCATGCTCACCAGAATGAAGAGGAATGGGTTTACATCTTGTCAGGTCGAGGGATTGCGGAAATTGGAGATAAGGAATACGAAATTGAGCCAGGAGACTTTATGGGATTTGGGCTGCCTCAACAACCCCATCATCTTCGTAATCCATTTAGTGAAGACCTTGTATACCTGATGGGTGGAGAAGCAGGACGCTTAGATGTTGGCGTTTTTCCTCGGCTTGGTAAACGAGTGATTCGGGATAGTGAGTCAGCTTACATATTTGATGAGTCAGCGCTTCAACTTTTTTGGAGCAGTAAGCAATCTGCTGAGGATTGA
- a CDS encoding P-loop NTPase family protein, whose amino-acid sequence MKKVAVFGNAGGGKSTLSQRLADMTGLPWVPLDSIKYQPGGGEMPQAEFKAAHNNLLQQDRWVVDGFGSLDTVWERLDTADTLVYLDMPIWRHYWWVTKRFLQGVWVPPAGWPERSPLLKGTLNSYYTVRLCHTKLTPKYREYVAKVKATKRVYHLRSRQDIAQFYQTIAAQTDVTLPRS is encoded by the coding sequence ATGAAAAAAGTTGCTGTATTTGGCAATGCGGGCGGGGGAAAGTCCACCCTCAGCCAACGTCTGGCGGATATGACCGGGCTCCCTTGGGTGCCGCTCGATTCCATCAAGTACCAGCCCGGTGGCGGCGAAATGCCCCAGGCCGAGTTCAAAGCCGCCCATAATAACCTTCTGCAACAAGACCGCTGGGTCGTCGATGGCTTTGGCTCCCTGGATACCGTGTGGGAACGTCTGGATACCGCCGATACCCTGGTGTATCTCGATATGCCCATATGGCGGCACTACTGGTGGGTCACGAAGCGATTCCTTCAAGGGGTTTGGGTGCCGCCTGCTGGCTGGCCGGAGCGGAGCCCGCTATTGAAAGGGACGCTGAATTCCTACTACACGGTCCGACTGTGCCATACCAAACTGACGCCGAAATATCGGGAGTACGTAGCAAAGGTGAAGGCTACAAAGCGGGTCTACCATCTGCGATCGCGCCAGGACATCGCTCAGTTTTACCAGACCATCGCCGCGCAAACTGACGTTACGTTACCCAGGAGTTGA
- a CDS encoding helix-turn-helix domain-containing protein — translation MVPLLSELLGLSGIDVESYQESEDGLILEVEAHRDTAICPRCGTLSHHLHQNHGYLVRDLPISHYRKTWLRVNRRQFKCSTCGKPFSEELEFVGARRVYTDRYAEVVVSEVIHSNTANVARQHGLSEDIVWSMVEYVSEKKSVLT, via the coding sequence ATGGTACCTCTCTTGAGTGAACTCTTGGGGTTGTCTGGCATTGATGTGGAGTCATACCAGGAGAGCGAGGATGGCTTGATTCTGGAGGTAGAAGCGCACAGGGACACAGCAATCTGTCCTCGCTGCGGGACTTTGAGCCACCACCTCCATCAGAATCATGGCTACCTGGTGCGTGACCTACCCATCAGCCATTACCGGAAGACCTGGTTACGGGTGAATCGCCGCCAGTTTAAGTGTTCGACCTGCGGTAAACCCTTCAGCGAGGAGCTGGAGTTTGTCGGCGCGCGTCGGGTGTACACGGACCGGTATGCCGAGGTGGTGGTGAGTGAGGTGATTCATAGTAATACGGCTAATGTGGCGCGACAGCACGGGTTGAGCGAAGATATCGTCTGGTCCATGGTGGAGTATGTCAGCGAAAAAAAGTCTGTATTGACTTGA
- a CDS encoding ISL3 family transposase: MSRLRRLGIDEIALRKGHKDFAVVLSDLDTHRLIGMAPARTHAAIEAVLNTWGAEVLSNIEEVSMDLSGNYRGLVHRLMPQAEIVADRFHVMSLVNQELNQARNALRRTPEALAEGVTPEAAKAALKSSKYALLKPEAHLTKTQQDKLVEVKAVSPKLALMHQTKEAFRTLFEAQSWAQALPGFLGWMGTAQSLYPEAVATMKRWFGEILQYFEHRTTSGVVEGINTRLKLIKRSGYGFTNFERFRLRCLICWHFSPAAA; encoded by the coding sequence TTGAGTAGATTGCGGCGGTTGGGCATCGACGAAATCGCGCTACGTAAAGGTCACAAGGACTTTGCTGTGGTCTTGAGTGACCTCGATACTCACAGGCTGATTGGGATGGCTCCAGCGCGGACTCATGCGGCGATTGAAGCCGTGCTCAACACCTGGGGTGCCGAAGTGCTCTCAAACATTGAAGAAGTCAGCATGGATCTCTCCGGCAATTACCGGGGCTTAGTGCATCGCCTGATGCCTCAAGCCGAGATTGTGGCCGACCGTTTCCATGTCATGAGTCTGGTCAATCAGGAATTGAATCAAGCCCGTAACGCCCTCCGGCGGACACCCGAGGCTTTAGCCGAGGGCGTCACTCCTGAGGCGGCTAAAGCAGCGCTCAAATCCAGTAAGTATGCCCTCCTCAAGCCAGAAGCCCATCTCACCAAGACCCAGCAGGACAAGCTCGTTGAGGTCAAAGCTGTTTCGCCGAAACTCGCCTTGATGCATCAGACCAAAGAAGCCTTTAGGACTCTATTTGAGGCTCAGTCTTGGGCTCAAGCCCTGCCGGGTTTCCTGGGCTGGATGGGAACCGCGCAATCCCTCTACCCCGAGGCTGTGGCAACGATGAAGCGATGGTTTGGCGAAATCCTCCAGTACTTTGAACACCGCACCACAAGCGGTGTCGTCGAAGGCATCAATACTCGCCTAAAGTTGATCAAGCGCTCTGGTTACGGGTTCACCAACTTTGAGCGATTTCGGCTCCGCTGCCTCATCTGCTGGCATTTTTCTCCTGCTGCTGCATAA
- a CDS encoding NfeD family protein: protein MLSNLLYKPFTCQPANGHSYQSDAHFPTSSASLPLQDIYDESNHQAVVTETIRPGRPGHVKYQATWWKARCPGNVTVESGARVHVLGRQGLTLIVAPLACRCGRD, encoded by the coding sequence ATGCTAAGCAACCTTCTTTATAAGCCATTTACCTGCCAGCCTGCCAACGGCCATTCCTATCAATCAGATGCCCACTTCCCTACGTCCTCGGCCAGCTTACCACTCCAAGACATCTATGACGAGTCAAATCATCAGGCGGTCGTCACCGAAACCATTCGCCCCGGTCGACCCGGTCATGTGAAATATCAAGCCACTTGGTGGAAGGCTCGTTGCCCTGGCAACGTCACCGTGGAGTCTGGGGCTCGCGTTCATGTGCTGGGGCGGCAAGGACTGACGCTCATTGTTGCCCCTCTAGCCTGCCGCTGCGGTCGAGATTGA
- a CDS encoding AAA family ATPase, translating to MQELNDAFGISFQEALSTADAAVFRRFGKHLSTVEQIVLRGTWDQQTYEAMAEATAGYSDEYLKKDVGPKLWRKLTQALGESVGKRNVKAVLSRLTNGSNGASPAVEPTANSNGREMASPPLAVPPPGELRLDVSDFCGRTALVRELGRWITEQGRLMVLWGRLGVGKTLLAMKLREQVEAAFDTHIYLPLASPLAPEDFLDQLLRRLGIGDEGLQDWSQRLTCLMQALYHCRALILVDNAECLCHPSQLAGDYRPGYGRYRDLLHQLATILHRSCVIWISQEEPKEMRVLEGQKVRSHCLHGLTPADAITLLTRQSALKGDAADWTELVHRYDGIPLFLKDLTTTIEGLYEGRLEWFLGQPLLLTDRIRNLLQRQWHRLSPPEQEVMYWLALASAPVALEELQADLIGRNPSQLVALIESLQQRALCQRLETADASMALGLSPVVRVYVQQQFIQQVQAELLSHQLRLFHSHRLLQVTAADPIQARQRQEILIPLAEALREAWSDTLVDQIKSLQVLIHRQFQGQEGYSSGNLINLCHQLEIGLAGSDFSDLAIWHADLQTVSLFGSNFTGANFQASVFAKALGRELVLAFSPDNCHLATGDHEGQLLLWRVDDGSLDRVLVIQRESQATRALTFSPDGTTLAEGSADGRLWLWSLGNGYGADDLCSHTAAISALAFSGDGRYLASGDVTGCILIWELASGRSLQTLQGHQGAIQRLRFSNDGQWLVSSGEDHTAQCWQLTTGERRQGVQGRGIAQIKDVQFLDEVPEPSHPPSAIALGLEEHNLIVWDLSTGRPRWVVPSEADFTAVMALSGDGETVAHSRHNGSIELWAVAHQQRRYCLRDPNTLVTTLAFSQDGALLATAGDHRVNLWALSTGAGLRTLYCQRQPVNCFQVSSDGQWLTTGHRDQGIRLWQMATGQFAVQFQPGVSQARPVQVMTANRDWLASGGEDHAVRLWSIDRPDACQSWLDHDAPVTALSLSPQGRWLVSGGEDARLQVRSLDAQQPSYPLLGHTRAISALAISADDRWLASGSRDRTVRLWNLETASGVITLKGHHRRVQSLTFSPDGQHLLSGSPDGVVRLWQVDSGACLQVWMPPGGLLHGVLFDRQGAPLAITSDDAVLQLWLLPSATLYQRLTGHRQAIWQVSLSSDGHYLASASQDDEIRIWDLWLGSCQQTLRPDRPYEGMTLRDSQGLSEAERLMLRALGAVDSPNSPKGT from the coding sequence ATGCAGGAACTAAACGACGCCTTCGGAATTTCCTTCCAAGAGGCTCTCTCCACTGCCGATGCCGCCGTCTTTAGACGGTTTGGCAAACACCTGAGTACCGTTGAGCAGATCGTGCTGCGGGGAACGTGGGATCAGCAGACCTATGAAGCCATGGCTGAGGCCACGGCGGGCTACAGCGATGAGTATCTGAAAAAGGATGTCGGCCCCAAGCTGTGGCGCAAGCTCACCCAGGCGTTGGGGGAGTCGGTGGGTAAACGCAACGTCAAAGCCGTCTTGAGTCGTCTGACCAACGGCAGCAACGGTGCTTCGCCAGCCGTGGAACCCACGGCTAACTCGAATGGCCGTGAGATGGCCTCGCCTCCATTAGCGGTGCCTCCCCCGGGGGAGCTGCGTCTGGATGTCTCGGACTTTTGTGGTCGCACTGCCCTGGTGAGGGAGCTTGGCCGCTGGATCACAGAGCAAGGCCGGCTGATGGTGCTCTGGGGTCGGTTGGGGGTGGGTAAAACCCTGCTGGCCATGAAGCTACGGGAGCAAGTAGAGGCCGCCTTTGACACCCACATTTACCTGCCCCTAGCTAGTCCACTGGCTCCCGAGGATTTCCTGGATCAGTTGCTACGGCGCCTGGGTATTGGTGATGAGGGCCTCCAGGACTGGAGCCAGCGCCTGACCTGCCTGATGCAGGCCTTGTATCACTGCCGGGCTCTGATCTTGGTCGATAATGCTGAGTGCCTATGTCATCCCAGTCAACTGGCCGGAGACTATCGGCCGGGTTATGGGCGCTACCGCGATCTGCTACACCAGTTGGCCACCATTCTTCATCGCAGCTGCGTGATCTGGATTAGCCAGGAAGAACCCAAGGAAATGCGGGTGTTGGAAGGGCAAAAGGTGCGATCGCATTGCCTCCATGGCCTCACCCCTGCCGACGCCATCACCCTACTCACCCGCCAGAGTGCCCTCAAGGGAGACGCAGCCGATTGGACCGAGCTCGTCCATCGCTACGACGGCATTCCCCTATTTCTGAAAGACCTGACTACCACTATCGAAGGGCTCTATGAGGGGCGGCTAGAGTGGTTCCTAGGGCAACCCCTACTGCTGACGGATCGTATCCGCAATCTACTGCAACGCCAGTGGCATCGCCTTTCCCCACCAGAGCAAGAGGTGATGTACTGGTTGGCCCTGGCATCTGCACCGGTTGCCTTAGAGGAGTTGCAAGCCGACCTGATTGGTCGCAACCCATCTCAGTTAGTGGCGTTGATCGAGTCCTTACAGCAGCGCGCCCTCTGTCAGCGCCTAGAGACCGCTGATGCCTCCATGGCTCTAGGCCTGTCGCCAGTCGTGCGCGTCTATGTGCAGCAGCAGTTTATTCAACAGGTGCAAGCGGAGCTCCTGTCTCATCAGCTCCGCCTCTTTCACAGCCATCGGTTACTGCAGGTCACCGCAGCAGATCCGATCCAGGCCCGCCAACGTCAGGAAATTCTAATCCCCCTGGCAGAGGCCTTGCGAGAGGCCTGGTCCGACACCTTGGTGGATCAGATCAAATCCCTGCAAGTTCTGATTCATCGTCAGTTTCAGGGGCAAGAGGGCTACAGCAGTGGCAACCTGATCAATCTTTGCCATCAGTTAGAGATCGGCTTGGCGGGTAGCGACTTCTCCGACTTGGCCATCTGGCATGCCGATTTGCAAACCGTTAGCCTGTTCGGCAGCAACTTTACTGGCGCCAACTTTCAGGCCAGCGTCTTTGCCAAGGCCTTGGGACGGGAACTCGTGTTGGCCTTTAGTCCCGATAATTGCCATCTCGCCACCGGCGATCATGAGGGCCAGCTGCTGCTTTGGCGAGTCGACGATGGCAGCTTAGACCGAGTGCTGGTTATCCAGCGGGAATCCCAAGCCACCCGAGCCCTGACTTTCAGTCCTGATGGCACCACCCTGGCCGAGGGGAGTGCCGATGGTCGCCTCTGGCTCTGGTCCCTCGGCAATGGCTACGGCGCCGATGATCTCTGCAGCCACACTGCCGCCATCTCCGCCCTGGCCTTCAGTGGCGATGGCCGCTACTTGGCCAGTGGCGATGTCACTGGCTGCATCTTGATTTGGGAACTGGCCTCAGGGCGCTCACTGCAAACCCTGCAAGGGCACCAAGGGGCGATCCAGCGACTGCGGTTTAGCAACGATGGCCAGTGGCTCGTCAGCAGTGGTGAAGACCACACAGCTCAGTGTTGGCAATTGACCACTGGCGAGCGGCGGCAGGGGGTACAGGGGCGTGGCATTGCGCAAATTAAGGATGTCCAGTTTCTAGACGAGGTGCCAGAGCCGTCCCATCCCCCTAGCGCCATTGCCCTGGGCCTGGAAGAACACAACCTGATTGTCTGGGATCTCAGTACGGGGCGCCCCCGCTGGGTGGTGCCCTCAGAGGCTGATTTCACCGCGGTCATGGCCCTGAGTGGAGATGGAGAAACAGTGGCCCATAGCCGCCATAACGGTTCCATCGAACTCTGGGCCGTCGCTCATCAACAACGGCGATATTGCCTGCGGGATCCCAATACGCTGGTCACCACCTTAGCCTTCAGTCAGGATGGGGCCTTGCTAGCCACCGCTGGAGATCATCGGGTGAATCTATGGGCCTTGAGCACTGGTGCCGGATTGCGCACCCTGTACTGCCAGCGTCAGCCAGTGAATTGCTTCCAGGTGAGCAGTGACGGCCAATGGCTGACGACTGGCCATCGAGACCAAGGCATTCGCCTCTGGCAGATGGCAACCGGGCAGTTTGCGGTCCAGTTCCAGCCTGGGGTCAGTCAGGCTCGGCCAGTTCAGGTGATGACGGCCAATCGGGACTGGTTGGCCAGCGGTGGCGAGGACCACGCGGTACGGTTGTGGTCTATCGATCGCCCCGATGCCTGCCAGAGTTGGCTAGATCACGATGCCCCAGTGACGGCCCTCAGCCTCAGCCCTCAAGGTCGCTGGCTGGTGAGTGGCGGCGAGGATGCTCGGCTGCAGGTACGATCGCTCGATGCTCAACAACCCAGCTACCCGCTACTGGGGCATACCCGCGCCATTAGTGCCCTGGCCATTAGCGCCGACGATCGGTGGTTGGCCAGTGGCAGTCGCGATCGCACGGTGCGGCTCTGGAACCTGGAGACGGCCAGCGGCGTCATTACCCTTAAAGGCCATCACCGTCGCGTCCAGAGTCTTACCTTTAGCCCCGACGGCCAACACTTGTTAAGCGGTAGCCCCGATGGGGTAGTACGCCTCTGGCAGGTGGATAGCGGGGCTTGCCTACAGGTATGGATGCCGCCGGGAGGCCTGCTTCATGGAGTGCTCTTTGACCGTCAGGGAGCCCCCCTGGCCATCACTAGCGATGACGCTGTCCTACAGCTGTGGTTGTTGCCATCGGCCACCCTCTACCAGCGCCTAACCGGTCATCGGCAGGCTATTTGGCAGGTTAGCCTCAGTAGCGATGGCCATTATCTGGCCAGTGCCAGCCAGGATGATGAAATTCGGATCTGGGACTTATGGCTAGGCAGTTGCCAGCAAACCCTGCGGCCCGATCGCCCCTACGAAGGGATGACTCTGCGCGATAGTCAAGGGCTTTCTGAGGCAGAACGCTTAATGCTAAGAGCCTTGGGTGCCGTGGATAGCCCTAATAGCCCCAAGGGAACCTAG
- a CDS encoding glycosyltransferase family 39 protein — MIKGWRRWGYGAIALLLVFGIGIRILHLDRKVYWHDEVFTSLRVAGYLGSAVEADVFTGESLTAADLLTYQRLSPERSWRDTLTALADHPEHTPLYYLLARGWVSLWGSSVAAFRSLSVVFSLLALPCGFLLARTLLGPGLASWLFLGLLAVSPVHVLYGQEAREYSLWVLTIILSSTALLQAVKPGRSWHWVSYSLTLALGFYASLLTGLVALAHGVYLVLTQRSRQWLGYLAAGCGALMLLSPWLGVMLVQWMRLETVTAWTAESRPWDFLAKLWGLHYSAAFVDPGLPLEHPYTYIAPPLIGVLLLLSSMGLLNRQPYAVSAFVLCLTLVPGGILILTDLLRSGQISGTTRYFFPALIGAQLLVAQGLASLLTAPTALSRQVGRVLTIALLVAGGTSCLISAQAYTWWSKGVSYANPFIADYINQAPQPLIMGHSYATALGDAISLSYDLEPDTSWRLTRLPQMPVPSADAETIFLFKPRQDFLEAAAHAYSAAPQAIDTDRVYGLWQLPTPSLPTTP; from the coding sequence GTGATCAAGGGATGGCGGCGCTGGGGCTATGGTGCGATCGCATTGCTCCTAGTCTTTGGCATTGGCATCCGCATACTCCATCTCGACCGCAAGGTCTACTGGCACGACGAGGTATTTACCAGCCTGCGGGTGGCCGGCTATCTGGGCTCTGCTGTGGAAGCTGACGTGTTCACTGGCGAGTCCCTGACCGCGGCTGACCTACTCACCTACCAGCGCCTTAGCCCCGAGCGTTCCTGGCGAGACACCCTCACCGCCCTGGCCGATCACCCTGAACATACTCCCCTGTATTACCTACTAGCGCGGGGCTGGGTATCGCTCTGGGGCAGTTCCGTTGCCGCCTTTCGTAGCCTATCGGTGGTCTTTAGCCTCCTGGCCCTACCCTGTGGCTTTCTCTTGGCCCGTACCTTATTGGGCCCCGGTCTGGCTTCCTGGTTATTTCTGGGTCTGTTGGCTGTCTCGCCGGTGCATGTGCTCTACGGCCAAGAGGCCCGGGAGTACAGCCTCTGGGTCCTCACCATCATCCTGTCCAGTACGGCCCTACTGCAGGCGGTGAAGCCTGGTCGTAGCTGGCATTGGGTGAGCTATAGCCTCACCCTGGCTCTGGGATTCTACGCCTCGCTCCTAACCGGGTTAGTTGCCCTGGCCCATGGAGTCTACCTGGTTCTGACTCAACGATCACGGCAATGGTTGGGCTATTTGGCCGCGGGCTGCGGCGCCCTGATGCTGCTCAGCCCCTGGCTCGGGGTCATGCTGGTGCAATGGATGCGGTTAGAAACCGTCACCGCCTGGACCGCAGAGAGTCGTCCCTGGGACTTTCTGGCCAAACTCTGGGGCCTACACTACAGCGCTGCCTTTGTTGATCCGGGCTTACCCCTAGAGCATCCCTACACCTACATTGCCCCCCCCCTGATCGGGGTGCTGTTGCTGTTGAGCAGCATGGGGCTTCTTAACCGCCAGCCCTATGCCGTGAGCGCCTTTGTGCTCTGCCTCACGCTGGTGCCTGGCGGGATCCTGATTCTGACTGATCTGCTGCGGAGCGGCCAGATTTCCGGCACCACCCGCTACTTTTTCCCCGCCCTGATTGGTGCTCAACTGCTAGTGGCCCAGGGCTTAGCCTCACTGCTGACAGCCCCCACCGCCCTCAGCCGCCAAGTGGGACGAGTGCTTACCATAGCCCTATTGGTGGCCGGCGGCACTTCCTGTCTGATTAGTGCCCAGGCCTACACCTGGTGGAGTAAAGGGGTGAGTTACGCCAACCCCTTCATTGCCGACTACATCAACCAGGCCCCCCAACCCCTGATCATGGGCCACTCCTACGCCACCGCCCTGGGTGATGCCATTTCCCTCAGCTACGATCTGGAACCAGACACCTCTTGGCGCCTGACTCGCCTGCCCCAGATGCCAGTCCCCTCTGCCGACGCCGAGACCATTTTTCTCTTCAAACCCCGGCAAGACTTCCTGGAGGCAGCCGCCCATGCCTACAGTGCCGCCCCCCAAGCCATCGACACCGATCGGGTCTATGGGCTCTGGCAATTGCCTACCCCTTCGCTACCGACAACGCCTTGA
- a CDS encoding glycosyltransferase translates to MTLTPPQQSTPASPTVRLALRVRRATLAMVTTILAAAAIVIAWFAGEARISAIFNQLQAIQQDPPVWAEVPMVAGNYLLAPTVILLLLAYGITRISPRPRPWSRLVIVTILLLLVGRYLVWRSLSTLNLSTPLQGTASLILFFMEMMALLGSIIQLVLLLRVRNRQRQADQLEQDICAGRYLPSVDVLIPTYDEPDFILRRTVIGCQAMDYPRKTVYLLDDTRRPAIQALAAELGCAYLTRPDNRHAKAGNLNHAIAHTQGELIACFDADFVPTRNFLRRTPGFFQDPTVALVQTPQSFYNPDPIARNLGLEDVLTPEEEVFYRQIQPMRDGAGSVVCSGTSFVVRRSSLVATGGFVTESLSEDYFTAVRLAAQGNQVIYLDEKLSAGLAAENIAAHASQRLRWARGTLQAFFIDANPLTISGLTIWQRLGHLEGLLHWFSSIPRIVFLLMPLVYSIGVIPVQASVEEVMYFFVPYYLVQLTVFSWLNERSRSALLSDIYALVLVFPLAITVIQAMLHPFAKGFKVTPKGTANQRFRFNWSLAWPLMVLFVLTALSLWRNLGWCLDMGWSGEHLRGIALGWIWSTYNLLMVGIALLILLDVPRPDPHVWFDLRRVVRLRCQGSEQTWWGITTMMSEGGVQVELTQRGPAALQGDAPIAVTLTIAETGLTLPGQIIAGGDTGEFPCIRVQFGELPLDQRRQLIEELFCRPGQWKRWDSPGEWASLGLLFKVLFQPRILTGDIRVKALSVAKG, encoded by the coding sequence ATGACGCTGACTCCGCCACAGCAATCAACCCCTGCCAGTCCTACGGTCCGTCTGGCTCTCAGGGTGCGCCGGGCCACCTTGGCGATGGTTACGACGATCCTCGCTGCCGCCGCCATCGTCATCGCCTGGTTTGCCGGGGAAGCTCGCATCAGCGCCATCTTCAACCAGCTGCAGGCCATTCAACAAGATCCACCGGTGTGGGCAGAGGTGCCCATGGTGGCAGGCAATTACCTGCTGGCGCCCACAGTGATCCTGCTACTACTGGCCTATGGCATCACCCGCATTTCCCCTCGTCCTCGCCCTTGGTCTCGCCTGGTCATCGTCACCATCCTGCTGCTGCTAGTGGGGCGTTACCTGGTCTGGCGCAGTCTATCTACCCTGAACCTCTCCACACCGTTGCAGGGCACTGCCAGCCTGATCCTATTTTTCATGGAGATGATGGCCCTGTTGGGCAGCATCATTCAGCTGGTGTTGCTGCTGCGGGTCCGCAATCGGCAGCGCCAGGCCGATCAACTGGAGCAAGACATCTGCGCCGGCCGATACCTGCCCTCGGTGGATGTGCTGATTCCCACCTACGACGAGCCAGACTTTATTTTGCGGCGCACTGTCATCGGCTGCCAGGCCATGGACTATCCCCGCAAGACAGTGTACTTACTGGACGATACCCGTCGTCCCGCCATTCAGGCCCTGGCCGCAGAACTCGGGTGTGCATACCTCACCCGCCCCGACAATCGCCACGCCAAGGCCGGTAACCTCAACCACGCCATTGCCCATACCCAGGGGGAATTGATCGCCTGCTTCGACGCCGACTTCGTCCCCACTCGCAACTTCCTGCGCCGTACCCCGGGCTTCTTCCAGGATCCCACCGTCGCCCTGGTGCAAACCCCCCAGAGTTTCTACAATCCCGACCCCATCGCCCGCAACCTGGGGCTGGAAGACGTTCTCACTCCGGAGGAGGAAGTCTTCTACCGGCAGATTCAACCCATGCGAGACGGGGCCGGCAGCGTCGTCTGTTCTGGCACCTCCTTTGTGGTCAGGCGCTCCAGTTTGGTGGCAACCGGGGGCTTCGTCACCGAGTCCCTCAGCGAAGATTATTTTACTGCCGTGCGGCTGGCGGCCCAGGGCAACCAGGTGATTTATCTAGACGAAAAGCTCAGTGCCGGCCTAGCCGCCGAAAACATCGCCGCCCATGCCTCCCAACGGCTGCGCTGGGCCCGGGGCACCTTGCAGGCCTTCTTCATCGACGCTAACCCGCTCACTATTTCCGGCCTCACCATCTGGCAGCGCTTGGGCCATCTGGAGGGATTGTTGCACTGGTTCAGCAGCATTCCCCGCATTGTCTTTCTACTGATGCCCCTGGTCTATTCCATCGGCGTTATTCCGGTCCAGGCCAGCGTCGAGGAAGTCATGTATTTCTTCGTTCCTTACTATCTGGTCCAATTGACGGTATTTAGCTGGCTCAACGAGCGCTCGCGTTCGGCCCTATTGAGCGATATTTATGCCCTAGTGTTGGTCTTTCCGTTGGCCATCACCGTCATCCAAGCCATGTTGCACCCCTTCGCTAAGGGATTCAAGGTGACGCCTAAAGGCACGGCTAACCAACGGTTTCGCTTCAACTGGTCCTTAGCTTGGCCCTTGATGGTGTTGTTTGTCCTGACCGCCTTGAGTCTGTGGCGCAACCTAGGCTGGTGCCTAGACATGGGCTGGAGTGGAGAGCACCTCAGAGGCATTGCCCTGGGTTGGATCTGGAGCACCTATAATCTGCTAATGGTGGGTATCGCTCTGTTGATTCTCCTAGATGTGCCCCGCCCCGATCCCCATGTTTGGTTTGATCTGCGACGGGTTGTGCGTCTCCGCTGCCAAGGCTCTGAGCAGACCTGGTGGGGCATCACCACCATGATGTCTGAGGGTGGGGTCCAGGTGGAACTGACGCAACGGGGCCCTGCTGCGCTGCAGGGTGATGCCCCTATTGCCGTCACCCTGACCATTGCTGAGACCGGACTGACCTTGCCTGGCCAGATCATCGCCGGGGGGGACACTGGCGAATTTCCCTGCATTCGGGTGCAGTTTGGAGAACTCCCCCTGGACCAGCGACGCCAGTTAATCGAGGAGTTATTTTGCCGGCCCGGCCAATGGAAACGCTGGGATAGCCCTGGTGAGTGGGCGTCTTTGGGGCTGTTATTCAAGGTGTTGTTCCAGCCCCGCATACTGACCGGTGACATCCGGGTCAAGGCGTTGTCGGTAGCGAAGGGGTAG